One Obesumbacterium proteus DNA window includes the following coding sequences:
- a CDS encoding MgtC/SapB family protein: MMTKVSWHCHGQNMPIFVTKKQSPISEAYYMNFTLHYETFSILLVAFLLGAIIGYERQYRQRTAGLRTNTLVATSAAIFVHLAMSIDTPSGAVRVISYVVSGVGFLGAGTIMKEGLNIRGLNTAATLWGSAAVGACAGAGMIADACMATFFVVASNTLLRPMVNIINRQPLTDERGDATYEICVIALENDQREALTLVKQTLKAENCFMSHLDVEPFGDDDVEITVALIPASVSADDLDNLVNVLLDESLVKQAYYSRIGGSSS; this comes from the coding sequence ATGATGACGAAAGTTTCGTGGCACTGCCACGGGCAAAACATGCCTATTTTCGTTACTAAAAAGCAGAGCCCAATTTCTGAGGCTTATTACATGAACTTCACTCTGCATTACGAAACATTTTCTATTTTATTGGTCGCATTTTTACTCGGTGCCATCATTGGCTACGAGCGCCAATATCGCCAGCGTACTGCTGGGCTGCGCACCAACACGCTGGTTGCCACCAGCGCCGCTATTTTTGTTCATTTAGCGATGAGCATCGATACGCCTAGCGGTGCTGTACGGGTGATCTCTTATGTGGTTTCCGGCGTCGGCTTTCTCGGCGCGGGAACCATCATGAAGGAAGGATTAAACATCCGCGGGCTTAATACCGCGGCCACGCTGTGGGGCTCCGCCGCCGTAGGTGCCTGTGCAGGAGCAGGAATGATTGCCGATGCCTGTATGGCGACGTTTTTTGTCGTGGCTTCCAATACCTTGCTGCGCCCAATGGTCAACATTATCAACCGCCAGCCGCTCACCGACGAGCGTGGTGACGCCACTTACGAGATTTGCGTTATCGCGTTAGAAAACGATCAGCGCGAAGCACTAACACTGGTGAAACAAACGTTAAAAGCGGAAAACTGCTTTATGTCGCACCTCGACGTTGAGCCTTTCGGCGATGATGACGTGGAGATCACCGTCGCACTGATCCCTGCATCGGTTTCCGCCGATGATTTGGATAATCTGGTTAATGTGTTGCTCGATGAAAGCCTCGTCAAGCAGGCCTACTACAGCCGAATCGGTGGCAGCTCAAGCTAG
- the dcuC gene encoding C4-dicarboxylate transporter DcuC — protein sequence MLTLTLGVIILLLTIILLIKKQDTRTVLLFSGMLMCLISLEPMAAMNSFAEKMVSEGLIQAILSAIGFATVMKFTGCDRHLVRLLSAPLKHVGLFLIPGTILLTTFVQLALPSAAGAAAAAGITMIPLQLAAGIHPVMAAASVLAGTFGASLLNPGSPHMALVAKIVGGDVMTIIGDRVMTVVWLGLIIMIGMTITAVLRKEHKGYHSRLDAEDPQEGPINILAALMPLVPIALLMLGAFGGVSWLKMGVPQAVMWGVLATLAVTRTHPGKVVPAFFDGMGKAYSDVFGIIICAGVFVAGLTSVGLIDAAKSALIDFPEAARFGGTVGPFLMAIVIGSGDATAYAFNEAITPHAAEFGMNPTNLGTAAAFASYLGRTASPLSAAAIVVAGMAGVSPIDLIKRTAPVMLIGLILLIVLI from the coding sequence ATGTTAACCTTAACTCTTGGCGTAATAATTCTGCTGTTAACCATCATCCTGCTGATTAAAAAGCAGGACACCCGCACCGTTCTGCTGTTTTCCGGCATGTTGATGTGCCTAATCTCATTAGAACCGATGGCCGCGATGAACAGCTTTGCGGAAAAGATGGTGTCTGAAGGGCTGATCCAAGCCATTCTGTCGGCCATTGGATTTGCGACCGTCATGAAATTCACCGGCTGCGATCGTCATTTAGTCCGCCTATTAAGCGCTCCGCTTAAACACGTTGGGCTCTTTCTCATTCCGGGCACTATTTTGCTCACCACCTTCGTACAGTTGGCTCTGCCAAGCGCGGCAGGTGCTGCGGCAGCCGCGGGGATAACCATGATCCCATTACAGCTGGCCGCGGGGATCCATCCCGTGATGGCGGCGGCATCGGTATTAGCCGGAACCTTCGGTGCGAGCTTACTTAACCCAGGTAGCCCGCACATGGCGCTGGTAGCGAAAATCGTGGGTGGCGACGTCATGACGATCATCGGCGACCGCGTGATGACCGTTGTTTGGCTAGGTCTTATCATCATGATTGGCATGACGATCACCGCCGTGCTGCGTAAAGAACACAAGGGCTATCATTCGCGCCTTGACGCTGAAGATCCGCAAGAAGGCCCGATCAATATTTTGGCCGCGCTGATGCCGCTGGTACCTATTGCGCTGCTGATGCTCGGTGCATTTGGCGGCGTAAGCTGGTTAAAAATGGGGGTTCCTCAAGCCGTTATGTGGGGCGTTCTTGCCACTCTCGCCGTCACCCGCACGCATCCTGGCAAAGTGGTTCCTGCTTTCTTTGACGGAATGGGCAAAGCCTACAGCGACGTATTCGGCATTATCATCTGCGCCGGTGTGTTTGTGGCGGGGCTAACCTCGGTCGGGCTGATTGATGCGGCAAAAAGCGCGCTGATTGATTTCCCTGAAGCTGCCCGTTTTGGCGGTACCGTGGGGCCATTCCTAATGGCCATCGTGATTGGCTCTGGCGATGCAACCGCCTATGCGTTCAATGAAGCCATTACGCCACACGCCGCTGAATTTGGCATGAACCCCACGAATCTTGGAACGGCCGCCGCGTTTGCCAGCTATTTAGGCCGAACGGCCTCCCCACTTTCGGCTGCGGCCATCGTAGTGGCAGGTATGGCCGGTGTTTCTCCTATCGACCTGATTAAACGAACCGCGCCCGTTATGCTGATTGGTTTAATTTTGCTAATTGTGCTTATTTAA
- a CDS encoding adenosine deaminase family protein, translating to MQDTQTITLPEFFATFPKVDLHYHLLGGVRLTTMLALAEKYGVPLTESEAKSYYRRYQHETSVVKGGIAALNFLYPLMRSAEDYYRVTYEVAQDAAATGIRHLELFWNPSDTALSYAEVTEAMSSAMAKAGEEWDIRALFIPSINREKSPEEAVAMVDAVLNYPHPLVPGIGIDYKENDAPIEHFWKAYRKAKLGGLRLTGHCSEFGLHWRNVETGLDLIHLERIDHGYTVLDNPELTARCAREGVPFTVVPSNTYYLKKWPDAGQWRKHHPIRQMALAGMNIIPATDDWHMHNTNGAECYRVMVEEFGFDLDGVRQLMLNGINACWQPEEIKQQWRQAWAAEFDALRSKLAHEPQIDPAQHISYHRSQTA from the coding sequence ATGCAGGATACGCAAACGATTACGTTGCCAGAATTTTTCGCCACCTTCCCTAAAGTGGATCTTCACTACCATCTGCTTGGCGGAGTTCGTCTCACCACCATGCTGGCGTTGGCAGAGAAATACGGGGTGCCGCTCACCGAATCCGAAGCCAAAAGTTACTATCGCCGTTATCAGCATGAAACCAGCGTGGTAAAAGGCGGGATTGCGGCGCTTAACTTTTTGTATCCGCTGATGCGCAGCGCCGAAGATTACTACCGCGTGACCTATGAAGTCGCGCAAGACGCCGCGGCAACCGGTATTCGTCATTTGGAACTGTTTTGGAATCCCTCTGATACCGCGCTTTCCTATGCCGAAGTCACCGAGGCGATGAGCAGCGCAATGGCGAAAGCGGGCGAAGAATGGGATATTCGTGCGCTCTTTATTCCTTCCATCAACCGTGAAAAATCGCCCGAAGAAGCCGTGGCGATGGTGGATGCCGTGCTGAATTATCCGCATCCTTTAGTACCCGGTATTGGCATTGACTACAAAGAGAATGACGCTCCTATCGAGCATTTTTGGAAAGCCTATCGCAAAGCAAAACTCGGTGGATTACGCCTCACGGGGCACTGCTCAGAGTTCGGTTTGCATTGGCGTAACGTAGAAACGGGCTTGGATTTAATTCATCTGGAGCGCATCGATCACGGCTATACCGTATTGGATAATCCAGAACTTACCGCCCGCTGCGCCCGCGAAGGTGTTCCTTTTACCGTCGTGCCCAGCAATACCTACTATCTCAAAAAATGGCCGGATGCAGGCCAGTGGCGCAAGCATCATCCCATCCGCCAAATGGCGCTGGCGGGTATGAATATCATCCCAGCAACCGACGACTGGCACATGCACAACACCAACGGTGCCGAATGCTATCGCGTTATGGTGGAAGAATTCGGCTTCGATCTTGATGGCGTTCGCCAACTGATGCTCAACGGCATCAATGCCTGCTGGCAGCCTGAAGAAATCAAACAACAATGGCGACAGGCGTGGGCCGCCGAATTTGACGCCCTACGCAGCAAGCTGGCGCACGAACCGCAGATCGATCCGGCTCAGCATATTTCCTATCATCGTTCCCAAACGGCATAG